CAGCGACTGGGCGTTGACGAGCAGATCCAGCGACCGCTGTCTGCTGCGAACATCGTCGCTCAACACCGACCCGAGCGGGGGAAGTGGTCGCAGGCACTTCGCCGCCATCTGCCAGTCGTGCAGCACGACCGACAGCTCACCGTTACGCGACGTCCCCACCCGCCCCGTCACACTCACCATGTCACCGAGATCGACGCACTGACGCCACAACGCCCGAGCGTGCTGCGGCGACTGGTCTGCGGTCACCATGATCTGAATGCGGGATCCCTCATCATCCAGGACCGCAAAAGTAACGCCACCGAGATCACGCAACGCGCGGATCCGACCGCATACCGACACGGACTGGTTGGTCACGACGTTGGGGTGCAGTTCGGGGCACTTCGAAATGACATCGGCGACCCGTGCCGTCCGCGGAACCTGCACGGGGTAACCCTGCATACCTGCGCTCCGCAGGGCCTCCAGCTTCGCGCGGCGTACCTCCTGCTGCTGGGACAACCGTGCCGCCACGGGTACCGGTACCAGCAGCTGCTGTTCCTGTTCACAGACCCGGCGCACGAAATCGGGCTCCGTACGAGGGGCCTGAGTCTCCGCAGCGATCTGGCCGGTGAGGAACTTCGGCCCGATGGTCGGAACGAAACCCTCAGCGATGCCCATTGCCAGCGCGGCGCGGGTGACCGTCAGCGCGGGGTCGTAGCAGAGCCACCGAGGCACCCATGCCGGGTGGTATTTGTCGTTCGAGCGGTACAAGGTCTCCAGCTGATAGAACCTCGATGCGAAAGACAGCGCAGCATCGCTGACTTTCGTGATCGGTCCGGCCCCGACCTGATCAGCATTGTCGAAGATACTGCGAAACACGGCGAAGTTCAGCGACACCCTACGAATGCCGTGCTCAGGTCCGTGTTCCATCAATTTCGCGACAAGGAACTCATTCAGTCCGTTCTCCGCATTACGGTCGCGCCGCATCAGGTCCAGGGAGACCCCCCGTACGCCCCACGGCACGAACGACAGCAGTCCCCGGATCTCACCGTGCGTGTCATGTGCCGTCACGATCACACATCTGCCGTCCGCGGGGTCACCGAGCCGGTTCAACGCCATCGAGAATCCACGTTCGGTCTCTTCGCCCCGCCATTTCTCGGCAAGGATCTCCACCTCCCGCAGTTCCTCGGTCGACAGCTCACTGTGTCGGCGGATCTGAGTCGTGTAGCCGGCTCGGCTGATCCGCGTCACGGCCTGCCGCACGGGTCGCATCTCGCGGCCCCGCAGACTGAAGGAATCGACTTCGAGAATGGCCTCGTCGCCAAGTGCGAAGGCACGCAGCCCGGCCGCCTGGTAGTGAGCGGTGCCTACCTCGCTGCTGGACAGCACGGCGGCATACCAACCGTTCTCCCGACACTGCCGCAACCACAGCGCGATGAGTTCCGGCCACGAGCCACGATCGCCCACCGGATCAGCACTTGCCACACAGGTGGTGCCCTCGGTGCGGTAGGTCAACGCCGCGCGGCCATCGGTGGAGAACATCACGCTCTTGTCGCGACGCGTCGCGAAGTAGCCCAGCGAATCCTCTTCGCCAAACTGAAGCAGTAACTTTCGCACCGCCAGCTCTTCATCGGCGGACTGCATCTCCCGACCGCGCCCAGAGCGCCAGAACACCAGGATTGCCAGCAGGAGCGCCAGGCCCGATAACAGCCCAGCGAGTCCGAACACCCACATGGAACCGACATGGTCACTGAGCCCGAACGTCCCGGCGGGGCTACTGACCCCAAATGTGGACCGCACCGACCACCGCACCCGCTCGCGGACGCCGACCAACGAACCGTCGATTGCCGACGACAACAACAACGTAACGCCGAATGACGTCAGTAAACCCGCTACCAGGACGAAGAGTGCTGCCCTTCGTGAGCGTGGAGCCAACTTCGCGGGGAACGACCTGCGACTCGCGATGACGGCGACGAGAACGGCGATCCCGAGTATGAGGGCGGGAATGGTCACATATCGCGAGGAGGTGAACTCCACGTACTGGCGTTCACTGACGCCGTACATCGGTCGGCCACCGAATCTACGCATCTGGCCGCCCAGAACGGCGCGGCCCTCCACCACCTTGCCTGCGATTACCACCACCAGGCTGTAGAACACATTCAGCGCCATGACGATGACCACCACCGTGTGGGCAGCGCGCAGCCGACGACGTGCGGCTCCCGCCAATGCGAACAGCAGTGCGACCAGGAAGAGGCTCGGCTCCACCGGCAGGTTGAGCAGGCCCAATGCGTCGGACACGACTCGGACTACCAGCCCGCCGGCAAACACGATCGCGAGCAGCGAGAAGAACGCACTGATCAACAACAGCCGGCCCAGCCAGTGGGCTACCTGTTCGCGCCACGGGCTGCGGACCCGCTCGCGCCGGCCGCCGTCGGGCCCGCCGTAGGCGTTGAATGACCCCTTGAACAACCGCGACACGACACTCAAATTCATAAGATACCCCGTCTCATCAAGACCAGACAGTATCTCAGCGTCCTGAGCGCTACCGGAGAAAGATCCCGAAGGGCGGATACACAGAAAAGGCAGACAACGCAAAAAGAGCTACCCGACAACGCGGGGCGTTGTCGGGTAGCTACTAAAAGATGTTCGGCGGTGTCCTACTCTCCCACACACTCCCGTGTGCAGTACCATCGGCGCTGAAGGGCTTAGCTTCCGGGTTCGGTATGTGACCGGGCGTTTCCCGCTTCGCTATGACCGCCGTAACGTTATGAAACTATGACCACACTCCCCCCGACCCGAACACGAACATTCGTGTTGAGTGGGGGTGGTGGTGTTGTTTCAGAATCACACAGTGGACGCGAACAGCTCGTTATAATTAGTTGTGGTGTTCAAGTTGTTGGCAGATTAGTACCGGTCAGCTACACACCTTACGGTGTTTCCACATCCGGCCTATCAACCCAGTAGTCTAGCTGGGTGCCTTCACACCCCAAAGGGTGATGGAAACCTCATCTTGAAGCGTGCTTCCCGCTTAGATGCTTTCAGCGGTTATCACTTCCGAACGTAGCGAATCAGCCGTGCCACTGGCGTGACAACTGACATACCAGAGGTTCGTCCATCCCGGTCCTCTCGTACTAGGGACAGGTCTTCTCAAGTTTCCTGCGCGCGCAGCGGATAGGGACCGAACTGTCTCACGACGTTCTAAACCCAGCTCGCGTACCGCTTTAATGGGCGAACAGCCCAACCCTTGGGACCTACTCCAGCCCCAGGATGCGACGAGCCGACATCGAGGTGCCAAACCATGCCGTCGATATGAGCTCTTGGGCAAGATCAGCCTGTTATCCCCGGGGTACCTTTTATCCGTTGAGCGACGGCGCTTCCACAAGCCACCGTCGGGTCACTAGTCCCGACTTTCGTCTCTGCTCGACGTGTCTGTCTCACAGTCAAGCTCCCTTGTGCACTTACACTCGACACCTGATTACCAACCAGGCTGAGGGAACCTTTGGGCGCCTCCGTTACTCTTTAGGAGGCAACCGCCCCAGTTAAACTACCCACCAGGCACTGTCCCTGATCCGGATCACGGACCGAAGTTAGGTGCTCAGAACGATCAGAGTGGTATTTCAACGATGACTCCACCCGCACTGGCGTGCGAACTTCATAGTCTCCCACCTATCCTGCACAAACCGTACCAAACACCAATACCAAGCTATAGTAAAGGTCCCGGGGTCTTTCCGTCCTGCTGCGCGTAACGAGCATCTTTACTCGTACTGCAATTTCGCCGAGTTCATGGTTGAGACAGTGGAGAAGTCGTTACGCCATTCGTGCAGGTCGGAACTTACCCGACAAGGAATTTCGCTACCTTAGGATGGTTATAGTTACCACCGCCGTTTACTGGCGCTTAAGTTCTCAGCTTCGCCACAAGTGACTAACCGGTCCCCTTAACGTTCCAGCACCGGGCAGGCGTCAGTCCGTATACATCGAATTACTTCTTCGCACGGACCTGTGTTTTTAGTAAACAGTCGCTTCTCCCTGGTCTCTGCGACCCTCACCCCTAGCACGTAAAGTGCTTCAAGGATTGGGCCCCCCTTCTCCCGAAGTTACGGGGGTATTTTGCCGAATTCCTTAACCATGATTCACTCGATCGCCTTGGTATTCTCTACCTAACCACCTGAGTCGGTTTGGGGTACGGGCGGCTCGAACCTCGCTAGAAGTTTTTCTTGGCAGCATAGGATCACCCTACTTCCCCCATTCGGGGTCACTATCACGTCTCACCCTATATGACTGGCGGATTTGCCTACCAGCCGGGCTACACGCTTAGACGTGGACAACCATCGCCACGCGGAGGCTACCTTCCTGCGTCACTCCATCGCTTACCTACTACAAGATCGGGTCCCACGCTGAACCCACACACACTCCCACACACCCCGAAAGGCACATGAAAGATAACGGTAGGACAAGATGGTTAGCATCCCCTGATTCGATATGGGCGGTTCTTCGCCGGTTCCGGAATATAAACCGGATGTCCATCGACTACGCCTGTCGGCCTCGCCTTAGGTCCCGACTTACCCAGGGCAGATTAGCTTGACCCTGGAAACCTTGGTTATTCGGCGGACGGGTTTCTCGCCCGTCATGCGCTACTCATGCCTGCATTCTCACTCGTGTGGGCTCCACACCTGGGTCACCCCGGCGCTTCACTGCCCACACGACGCTCCCCTACCCATCCACACCCCTGAACCACCAAACGTATTCGGTGACTAGAGAATGTGTGAATGCCACAGCTTCGGTGGTGTGCTTGAGCCCCGCTACATTGTCGGCGCGGAATCACTTGACCAGTGAGCTATTACGCACTCTTTAAAGGGTGGCTGCTTCTAAGCCAACCTCCTGGTTGTCACAGCAACTCCACATCCTTTTCCACTTAGCACACGCTTAGGGACCTTAGATGGTGATCTGGGCTGTTTCCCTCTCGACGACGAAGCTTATCCCCCGCCGTCTCACTGCCACGCTTAAACTTACCGGCATTCGGAGTTTGGTTGACGCCAGTAACCTGGTGAGGCCCATCAGCCATCCAGTAGCTCTACCTCCGGTAAGAAACACGTGACGCTGCACCTAAATGCATTTCGGGGAGAACCAGCTATCACGGAGTTTGATTGGCCTTTCACCCCTACCCACAGCTCATCCCCTCAGTTTTCAACCTAAGTGGGTTCGGTCCTCCACGCCGTCTTACCGGCGCTTCAACCTGGCCATGGGTAGATCACTCCGCTTCGGGTCTAGACCCAGCGACTCAATCGCCCTATTCGGACTCGCTTTCGCTACGGCTTCCCCACACGGGTTAACCTCGCCACTGAGCACTAACTCGCAGGCTCATTCTTCAAAAGGCACGCCATCACCCCACAACGGAGGCTCTGACGGATTGTAAGCACACGGTTTCAGGTACTATTTCACTCCCCTCCCGGGGTACTTTTCACCTTTCCCTCACGGTACTTGTCCGCTATCGGTCACCAGGGAATATTTAGGCTTAGCAGGTGGTCCTGCCAGATTCACACGAGATTTCACGGGCCCCGTGCTACTTGGGTATCAACTCGAACAGTCACACATGTTTCGGTTACGGGAGTCGCACCCTCTACGCCACACCATTCAAGATGCTTCACCTACATGCACAATTTTTTACTGTCCTCCATCATGTCAGTAATGGAAAAAGTCAACCCCACAACACCACAACTGCAACCCCTGACAGGTATCACACAGCTGCGGTTTAGCCTGATCCGCTTTCGCTCGCCACTACTCACGGAATCACATGTTGTTTTCTCTTCCTGTGGGTACTGAGATGTTTCACTTCCCCACGTTCCCTCCACACACCCTATGAGTTCAGATGCGGGTAGCACGACATATCTCGTACTGGGTTTCCCCATTCGGAAACCCTCGGATCACAGCCTGGTTATCGGCTCCCCGAGGCTTATCGCAGATTCCTACGTCCTTCATCGGTTCCTGGTGCCAAGGCATCCACCGTGCGCCCTTAAAAACTTGAGCCACAAAAAATAAAGATGCTCGCGTCCACTGTGTAATTCTCAAACAACACACACCCACCACACCAACCCACCACACAACGTGGAAGGCGATGACAATGGTGCTCAAACAAGAAGACCCAACCGTGACAAACACGATCGTTTCCTCATAACCCCAACAGCGTGTCGACACGCAACCCCAGATCACATACTCAGCCTCCACACCACCACCAACAACCCCGAAAGGCCACCAGTAACAGCAGTACTACCAAACACGTCAACCAACAGGTCACGCACAATGATTGATGATTCCACCCATGAGCACACCCGGTCGCACATTCGGCAACCGATGGTGTATCGCTCCTTAGAAAGGAGGTGATCCAGCCGCACCTTCCGGTACGGCTACCTTGTTACGACTTAGTCCCAATCGCCGATCCCACCTTCGACCACTCCCTCCACACAAGGTGGTTAGGCCGTGGGCTTCGGGTGTTACCAACTTTCGTGACTTGACGGGCGGTGTGTACAAGGCCCGGGAACGTATTCACCGCAGCGTTGCTGATCTGCGATTACTAGCGACTCCGACTTCATGGGGTCGAGTTGCAGACCCCAATCCGAACTGAGACCGGCTTTAAGGGATTCGCTCCACCTCGCGGTATCGCAACCCTCTGTACCAGCCATTGTAGCATGCGTGAAGCCCAAGACATAAGGGGCATGATGATTTGACCTCATCCCCACCTTCCTCCGAGTTGACCCCGGCAGTCTCCTATGAGTCCCCACCATTACGTGCTGGCAACATAGAACGAGGGTTGCGCTCGTTGCGGGACTTAACCCAACATCTCACGACACGAGCTGACGACAACCATGCACCACCTGTACACCAACCAAAAGGAAACAACATCTCTGCTGCGATCTGGTGTATGTCAAGCCTTGGTAAGGTTCTTCGCGTTGCATCGAATTAATCCGCATGCTCCGCCGCTTGTGCGGGCCCCCGTCAATTCCTTTGAGTTTTAGCCTTGCGGCCGTACTCCCCAGGCGGGGCGCTTAATGCGTTAGCTACGGCACGGAACTCGTGGAATGAGTCCCACACCTAGCGCCCAACGTTTACGGCATGGACTACCAGGGTATCTAATCCTGTTTGCTCCCCATGCTTTCGCTTCTCAGCGTCAGTAATGGCCCAGAGACCTGCCTTCGCCATCGGTGTTCCTCCTAATATCTGCGCATTTCACCGCTACACTAGGAATTCCAGTCTCCCCTACCATACTCTAGCCTGCCCGTACCCACTGCAGACCCGGAGTTAAGCCCCGGGCTTTCACAGCAGACGCGACAAACCGCCTACAAGCTCTTTACGCCCAATAATTCCGGACAACGCTCGCACCCTACGTATTACCGCGGCTGCTGGCACGTAGTTAGCCGGTGCTTCTTCTCCCGCTACCGTCACCCCGAAAGGCTTCGTCACGAGCGAAAGGAGTTTACAACCCGAAGGCCTTCATCCCCCACGCGGCGTCGCTGCATCAGGCTTTCGCCCATTGTGCAATATTCCCCACTGCTGCCTCCCGTAGGAGTCTGGGCCGTATCTCAGTCCCAATGTGGCCGATCACCCTCTCAGGCCGGCTAACCGTCAAAGCCTTGGTGAGCCACAACCCCACCAACAAGCTGATAGTACGCGAGTCCATCATCCACCACCCGAAGGCTTTCCACCCCCCACCATGCGGCAAGGAGTCATATCCAGTATTAGACCTCGTTTCCAAGGCTTATCCCAGAGTGAAAGGCAGGTTACTCACGTGTTACTCACCCGTTCGCCACTAATCCACCACAACAAGTTGCGGCATCATCGTACGACTTGCATGTGTTAAGCACGCCGCCAGCGTTCGTCCTGAGCCAGGATCAAACTCTCCAAAAAAAACTCTTCTTGCAAAATCCGAACCCAGCTGACATCAAAGAAATAACTTCCATCAACATCAACCAAACATTAATCTGGCATCAATCATTCAACACGCTGTTGAGTTATCAAAAAACGATCGCGCATCTGCCGCGGGTGCAAGATCTGCACCCGAAACTGAAGCTGTCATATTTGATCCGAAATCTTGGGCGTCAGACCGAGGTCCTCGCGCACTTGGCTTCGAACAAGAGTGAATCTAGCAGGTGATCTATGCCCTCTGCAAACTCGCTCTGCCGCTGTGTTGCTGCGACATGTGGAACAGTACGGCACCTTCTGCGACGTTGGCAAATCGGCGCGCAGAAGGCCCGAAACCACTGGTAAACACCGGGATTGGCCCTATACGGCGAACTCCCCGAGCAGGTCGGCCCGCGTCAGCACGCCGGTTGGCTTGCCATCCGCAACCACCAGAACAGCATCCGATGACGCCAGATGGGTGCGCAGTTGGGAGATCGACTCGCCGCTGCCCACCAAAGGCATCGTCGCCTCCATGAAGCTGCCTACCGGGTCGGTCAGACTGGCTCTTCCCCCATACAGGGCATCCAGCAACGACCTCTCGCTGACAGATCCTGCGACCTCACCCACCATGACCGGCGGCTCGGCCTTGACCACAGGCATCTGGGAGACCCCGTATTCCTGCAGGATCGCGATTGCGTC
This portion of the Dermatophilaceae bacterium Sec6.4 genome encodes:
- the lysX gene encoding bifunctional lysylphosphatidylglycerol synthetase/lysine--tRNA ligase LysX, giving the protein MSRLFKGSFNAYGGPDGGRRERVRSPWREQVAHWLGRLLLISAFFSLLAIVFAGGLVVRVVSDALGLLNLPVEPSLFLVALLFALAGAARRRLRAAHTVVVIVMALNVFYSLVVVIAGKVVEGRAVLGGQMRRFGGRPMYGVSERQYVEFTSSRYVTIPALILGIAVLVAVIASRRSFPAKLAPRSRRAALFVLVAGLLTSFGVTLLLSSAIDGSLVGVRERVRWSVRSTFGVSSPAGTFGLSDHVGSMWVFGLAGLLSGLALLLAILVFWRSGRGREMQSADEELAVRKLLLQFGEEDSLGYFATRRDKSVMFSTDGRAALTYRTEGTTCVASADPVGDRGSWPELIALWLRQCRENGWYAAVLSSSEVGTAHYQAAGLRAFALGDEAILEVDSFSLRGREMRPVRQAVTRISRAGYTTQIRRHSELSTEELREVEILAEKWRGEETERGFSMALNRLGDPADGRCVIVTAHDTHGEIRGLLSFVPWGVRGVSLDLMRRDRNAENGLNEFLVAKLMEHGPEHGIRRVSLNFAVFRSIFDNADQVGAGPITKVSDAALSFASRFYQLETLYRSNDKYHPAWVPRWLCYDPALTVTRAALAMGIAEGFVPTIGPKFLTGQIAAETQAPRTEPDFVRRVCEQEQQLLVPVPVAARLSQQQEVRRAKLEALRSAGMQGYPVQVPRTARVADVISKCPELHPNVVTNQSVSVCGRIRALRDLGGVTFAVLDDEGSRIQIMVTADQSPQHARALWRQCVDLGDMVSVTGRVGTSRNGELSVVLHDWQMAAKCLRPLPPLGSVLSDDVRSRQRSLDLLVNAQSLDLLRRRAAGVRALREAFQEREFTEVETPMLQAVHGGATARPFRTYINAYGMDLYLRIAPELYLKRLAVGGMQRVFEMNRNFRNEGVDATHNPEFTSLEAYEAYGDYNSMRVLTRDVILRVATAVNGAPVARRTAADGTSHDVNLEGDWPVTTVHDAVSQAVGETVTSTTERAQIEAICARHAVGAPAEATVGMLVVELYDALVEKQTQFPTFYTDFPLETSPLTRTHRTDPALSERWDLVAFGAEIGTAYSELVDPVDQRARLTAQSLAAAAGDLEAMQIDEAFLAALELAMPPTGGLGLGVDRIVMMLTGASIRQTLAFPFVKPQG